The Cohnella abietis genome has a segment encoding these proteins:
- the rlmN gene encoding 23S rRNA (adenine(2503)-C(2))-methyltransferase RlmN, translating to MELNKPFIYDLTLEQIQDWTKEQGEPAFRAGQIFDWVYVKRVGSFEDMSNLPKPLRDKLLASFRFITLTEIAKFESKDGTMKFLFGLHDDHAIETVIMKHSYGNSVCVTTQVGCRVGCTFCASTLGGLKRSLTAGEIIAQVVQAQRILDPHNERVSSIVIMGIGEPFENYEATMQFLRTMIHPKGLNIGARHITVSTSGIVPNMLKFADENTQINLAISIHAPNDALRSKLMPVNRRFPFVDVMNACKYYIEKTGRRITFEYALIGGVNDRPEHAEELANVLQGMLCHVNLIPVNYVPERNYVRTPRDDIFEFQRILQKNNVNVTIRREQGHDIAAACGQLRAKHMEKTTG from the coding sequence ATTGAACTAAACAAGCCTTTTATTTATGACTTAACGTTAGAGCAAATTCAAGACTGGACGAAGGAGCAGGGAGAGCCTGCATTTCGTGCTGGACAAATATTCGATTGGGTGTACGTGAAACGGGTAGGCTCCTTCGAGGACATGTCCAATTTGCCAAAGCCCTTAAGGGATAAGCTGCTCGCAAGCTTCCGTTTTATAACTTTGACGGAAATTGCGAAGTTTGAATCCAAGGATGGCACGATGAAATTTCTATTCGGTCTGCATGACGATCACGCAATAGAAACAGTCATCATGAAGCATAGTTACGGCAATAGCGTATGCGTAACAACTCAGGTTGGCTGTCGGGTAGGTTGTACGTTCTGTGCATCTACGTTAGGTGGTCTTAAACGAAGCTTAACAGCCGGAGAAATAATTGCCCAAGTCGTGCAGGCGCAAAGAATTCTTGATCCTCATAATGAGCGTGTTTCGAGTATTGTCATTATGGGCATTGGAGAGCCTTTCGAAAATTATGAAGCGACAATGCAGTTTCTGCGTACGATGATTCATCCGAAAGGGTTGAATATCGGAGCGAGGCATATCACTGTTTCAACAAGTGGAATCGTTCCTAACATGCTGAAATTTGCAGATGAGAACACCCAGATTAACTTAGCCATTTCTATCCACGCGCCTAATGATGCGCTCCGTTCGAAGCTAATGCCGGTCAACAGACGCTTTCCTTTTGTTGACGTTATGAATGCCTGCAAATATTACATTGAAAAAACAGGTCGGCGAATTACGTTCGAATATGCTCTTATCGGCGGTGTTAACGATCGTCCGGAGCACGCGGAGGAATTGGCAAATGTACTTCAAGGCATGCTGTGCCACGTCAACTTGATCCCAGTTAATTATGTGCCTGAGCGTAACTATGTCAGAACTCCACGGGACGATATTTTTGAGTTCCAGCGCATATTGCAGAA